The Salvia splendens isolate huo1 chromosome 21, SspV2, whole genome shotgun sequence genome includes a window with the following:
- the LOC121783756 gene encoding abscisic acid receptor PYL2-like has product MDDNGAIPKGMTTDEYAQLENVIRTYHTFDALPNTCTSLITQRIDAPAEAVWPLVRQFDNPQRYKHFIKSCRLTGDGGVGSIREVTVVSGLPASTSTERLEILDDDRHIISFRVVGGEHRLNNYRSVTSVNEFNRDGKTYTIVIESYIVDIPEGNTGEDTKMFTDTVVKLNLQKLGVVAIASMHGGGD; this is encoded by the coding sequence ATGGACGACAATGGCGCGATTCCGAAGGGTATGACCACGGACGAATACGCGCAGCTGGAAAACGTGATCCGCACCTACCACACGTTCGACGCATTGCCTAACACATGCACGTCGCTGATCACGCAGCGGATCGACGCGCCGGCGGAGGCGGTGTGGCCGCTCGTCCGCCAATTCGACAATCCCCAGCGTTACAAGCACTTCATCAAGAGCTGCCGCCTCACCGGCGACGGCGGCGTCGGCAGCATCCGCGAGGTCACCGTCGTCTCCGGCCTCcccgcctccacctccaccgagCGCCTCGAGATCCTCGACGACGACCGCCACATCATCAGCTTCCGCGTCGTCGGAGGTGAGCACCGCCTCAACAACTACCGATCCGTCACCTCCGTCAACGAATTCAATCGCGACGGCAAAACCTACACGATCGTAATCGAATCGTACATCGTCGACATACCGGAGGGGAATACCGGCGAGGACACGAAGATGTTCACCGATACGGTGGTGAAACTCAATCTGCAGAAGCTAGGCGTGGTGGCGATCGCGTCGATGCACGGCGGCGGCGACTGA